One Hordeum vulgare subsp. vulgare chromosome 4H, MorexV3_pseudomolecules_assembly, whole genome shotgun sequence DNA window includes the following coding sequences:
- the LOC123449809 gene encoding uncharacterized protein LOC123449809 codes for MAEEFELPEFNPRERAKQQISVPFLWEVKPGAPKRDWAISKPAPTVFSCPSPVKLVVSVPFQWEEKPGKPLQDMSRLHAPPGHNAGFSVSPYSLNPFVVDDDEEYTMGFDLEAFGFPDDSKASTGAMEFADGSSRHGHGAWYSFSESEDYSNSSGNTSARESQFPRAPSERSWEVANDDDHELAADRRSPLRSAFTLEELMMLSRKLGGGQGFSADVRRKSLSTSLSSVELIKKFLIVCS; via the exons ATGGCCGAGGAGTTTGAGCTGCCTGAATTCAACCCGAGGGAGCGCGCCAAGCAGCAGATTTCGGTGCCATTTCTGTGGGAGGTGAAGCCCGGCGCGCCGAAGAGGGACTGGGCGATCTCCAAGCCGGCGCCCACGGTCTTCTCATGCCCATCACCGGTCAAGCTTGTCGTCAGCGTGCCGTTCCAGTGGGAGGAGAAGCCCGGGAAGCCCCTGCAAGACATGTCACGCCTTCATGCGCCGCCCGGTCACAATGCCGGCTTTTCGGTGTCTCCTTACTCACTGAACCCTTTTGTGGTCGACGATGACGAGGAGTACACGATGGGGTTCGACCTGGAGGCGTTCGGGTTCCCCGACGACAGCAAGGCGTCCACCGGTGCCATGGAGTTCGCGGACGGGTCGAGCCGCCATGGCCATGGCGCCTGGTACTCGTTCTCGGAGTCGGAGGACTACAGCAACTCCAGCGGGAACACTTCGGCCAGGGAGTCCCAGTTCCCCCGGGCGCCGTCGGAGCGGAGCTGGGAGGTGGCCAATGACGATGACCATGAACTGGCCGCCGACCGGCGGAGCCCTCTGAGGAGCGCGTTCACGCTGGAGGAGCTCATGATGCTGAGCCGCAAGCTGGGCGGCGGGCAGGGGTTCTCGGCCGATGTCAGGAGGAAGAGCCTCTCCACTTCCCTGTCCTCCGTG GAGCTCATCAAGAAGTTCTTAATTGTGTGCTCTTAG
- the LOC123449808 gene encoding probable LRR receptor-like serine/threonine-protein kinase At1g12460, giving the protein MTPAGRSLPPLVVVLLVLHWAALVEAATAAERRILLDFKSAITADPDGALASWAPSGDPCADYAGVSCDPATGAVQRLRLHGAGLAGTLAPSLARLPALESVSLFGNALSGGIPAGYAALAPTLRKLNLSRNALSGEIPGFLGAFPWLRLLDLSYNAFDGEIPPGLFDPCPRLRYVSLAHNALRGAVPPGIANCSRLAGFDLSYNRLSGELPDSLCAPPEMNYISVRSNELSGGIDGKLDACRSIDLFDVGSNRFSGAAPFGLLGLANITYFNVSSNAFDGEIPNIATCGSKFLYFDASGNRLDGAVPESVVNCRNLRVLDLGANALAGDIPPVIGTLRSLSVLRIAGNTGITGSIPAELGGIEMLVTLDLAGLMLTGDIPVSLSKCQFLLELNLSGNKLQGVIPDTLNNLTYLRMLDLHKNQLGGGIPVSLAQLTNLDLLDLSENGLTGAIPSELGNLSKLTHFNVSFNGLSGTIPSAPVLQNFGRTAFMGNPLLCGSPLNLCGGQRARRLSVAIIIVIVAAALILMGVCIVCAMNIKAYTRRSKEEQEGKEDEEVLVSESISVGSPGQNAIIGKLVLFTKSLPSRYEDWEEGTKALVDKDCLVGGGSVGTVYKATFENGLSIAVKKLETLGSVTNQDEFEHEMGQLGNLNHPNLVTFQGYYWSSSMQLILSEFVTKGSLYDHLHGNRRRAFSRSSSGGELSWDRRFKIALGTARALAYLHHDCRPQVLHLNIKSSNIMIDEEYEAKLSDYGFRKLLPILGSFEVSRSYAAIGYIAPELASPSLRYSDKSDVFSFGVVLLEIVTGRKPVESPGAAIHVVLRDYVREVLEDGTKSDCFDRSLRGFIEAELVQVLKLGLVCTSNTPSSRPSMAEVVQFLESVRTNS; this is encoded by the exons ATGACCCCCGCCGGCCGATCCCTGCCGCCGCTGGTCGTCGTGCTGCTGGTGCTGCATTGGGCCGCGCTGgtggaggcggcgacggcggcggagcgGCGGATCCTGCTGGACTTCAAGTCCGCCATCACCGCGGACCCGGACGGCGCGCTCGCGTCCTGGGCGCCCTCGGGCGACCCGTGCGCGGACTACGCGGGGGTGTCCTGCGACCCGGCCACGGGCGCCGTGCAGCGGCTGCGCCTCCACGGCGCCGGCCTGGCGGGCACCCTCGCCCCGTCGCTGGCGCGCCTCCCGGCCCTCGAGTCCGTCTCGCTCTTCGGGAACGCGCTCTCCGGCGGGATCCCCGCGGGCTACGCGGCCCTGGCGCCCACGCTGCGCAAGCTCAACCTCAGCCGCAACGCGCTGTCGGGCGAGATCCCGGGCTTCCTCGGCGCCTTCCCCTGGCTCCGCCTGCTCGACCTCTCCTACAACGCCTTCGACGGCGAGATCCCGCCGGGGCTCTTCGACCCCTGCCCCCGCCTCCGCTACGTCTCGCTCGCGCACAACGCGCTCCGGGGCGCCGTCCCGCCTGGCATCGCCAACTGCTCCCGCCTTGCCGGCTTCGACCTCTCCTACAACCGCCTCTCCGGCGAGCTCCCCGACAGCCTCTGCGCGCCGCCGGAGATGAACTACATCTCCGTCCGGAGCAACGAGCTCTCCGGCGGCATCGACGGCAAGCTCGACGCCTGCCGCAGCATCGACCTGTTCGACGTTGGGAGCAACCGGTTCTCCGGTGCCGCGCCGTTCGGCCTCCTGGGCCTCGCCAACATCACCTACTTCAACGTCTCCTCCAATGCCTTCGACGGCGAAATCCCCAACATTGCGACCTGCGGCAGCAAGTTTTTGTACTTCGACGCGTCTGGCAACCGGCTCGACGGCGCGGTTCCGGAGAGCGTGGTGAATTGCCGCAACCTGAGGGTGTTGGATTTGGGGGCCAATGCTCTTGCCGGAGACATACCGCCAGTGATCGGGACACTGCGGTCGCTTTCCGTGCTCAGGATCGCTGGCAACACAGGCATTACCGGTTCAATTCCTGCCGAGCTTGGAGGAATTGAGATGCTCGTCACACTCGACCTTGCCGGCCTTATGCTCACCGGAGACATTCCGGTGTCCCtcagcaaatgccagttcctgcttGAGCT GAATTTGTCTGGCAACAAATTGCAAGGAGTGATACCAGACACGCTTAACAACCTGACTTACCTCAGGATGCTTGATCTTCACAAGAACCAACTTGGCGGGGGCATTCCGGTGTCGCTTGCTCAGCTTACCAACCTTGATCTGCTAGACCTCTCGGAGAATGGACTAACTGGAGCAATCCCCTCAGAACTTGGGAACCTCTCTAAGCTGACACATTTCAATGTGTCCTTCAACGGTCTCTCCGGCACAATACCTTCAGCTCCGGTCTTGCAGAATTTCGGCCGCACAGCCTTCATGGGAAACCCATTACTATGTGGATCGCCATTGAATCTGTGCGGTGGACAGCGAGCAAGACGATTGTCTGTCGCTATCATAATCGTCATTGTCGCTGCAGCGCTTATACTTATGGGGGTCTGCATTGTTTGCGCTATGAACATTAAGGCCTATACAAGGAGGAGTAAGGAGGagcaggaagggaaggaggacgaAGAGGTGCTGGTCTCCGAGAGCATATCGGTCGGCTCCCCAGGTCAGAATGCCATCATTGGAAAGTTGGTGCTCTTCACCAAGAGCTTGCCTTCAAGGTATGAAGATTGGGAGGAAGGAACTAAGGCATTGGTTGACAAAGACTGCCTTGTTGGTGGAGGGTCAGTTGGCACGGTGTACAAGGCCACCTTTGAGAATGGGTTGTCCATTGCCGTGAAGAAACTGGAGACACTCGGAAGTGTGACAAACCAGGATGAGTTTGAGCATGAGATGGGGCAGCTCGGTAACCTCAACCACCCCAATCTGGTCACATTCCAGGGTTACTACTGGTCGTCCTCGATGCAGTTGATCCTTTCGGAGTTTGTGACCAAAGGGAGCTTGTATGACCACCTCCATGGGAACCGTCGTCGTGCGTTTTCCAGAAGTAGCAGCGGAGGTGAGCTCTCCTGGGATAGGAGGTTCAAGATTGCACTTGGAACAGCGCGTGCACTTGCATACCTTCACCATGACTGCCGACCGCAAGTCTTGCATCTCAACATCAAGTCTTCAAACATAATGatagatgaagaatatgaagccaAGCTGTCTGACTATGGATTTAGAAAGCTGTTGCCTATTCTAGGCAGCTTTGAAGTGAGCAGATCTTATGCTGCCATCGGGTACATTGCCCCGGAGCTAGCATCCCCGAGCTTGAGATACAGCGATAAGAGCGACGTATTTAGCTTCGGGGTGGTGTTGCTTGAGATTGTGACAGGGCGGAAGCCAGTGGAGAGCCCTGGGGCTGCTATACATGTGGTTTTGCGCGACTATGTCAGAGAGGTACTGGAGGATGGTACTAAATCGGACTGCTTTGATCGGAGCCTGAGAGGATTCATTGAAGCTGAGTTGGTCCAAGTGCTCAAACTAGGCCTGGTATGCACTTCCAACACACCATCAAGCCGACCAAGCATGGCGGAGGTGGTGCAGTTCTTGGAATCTGTTAGAACTAATTCTTGA